From one Culex quinquefasciatus strain JHB chromosome 3, VPISU_Cqui_1.0_pri_paternal, whole genome shotgun sequence genomic stretch:
- the LOC119769502 gene encoding protein sex-lethal-like isoform X3, producing the protein MYDLPSSNTFGNVPNTSSSSTSSLSGMNFGPGGNNYSGTNLIVNYIPQDMSERELYSMFSTMGPIETCRIMRDMKSGYSYGFGFINFLTEEAAQRAIRCLNGYTVRNKRLKVSYARPQSDDIKETNLYITNLPRTITDEQLDIIFGKYGTIVQKNILRDKLTGHPRGVAFVRFNKREEAQEAISALNNVIPQGSNQPLNVRIADDHGRAKAALFVPSYNSIVSNNRGRVRMRNNPY; encoded by the exons ATGTACGACCTGCCGTCGAGCAACACCTTCGGCAACGTGCCTAATACATCGTCTTCGAGCACAAGTTCACTGTCCGGAATGAACTTTGGGCCCGGCGGTAACAACTACAGCGGAACGAACCTGATCGTCAATTACATACCGCAGGACATGTCCGAGCGTGAGCTATATTCGATGTTTTCCACGATGGGCCCAATTGAAACCTGTCGCATTATGAGAGATATGAAG TCTGGTTATAGCTACGGCTTcggttttatcaatttcctgACCGAAGAAGCAGCACAACGCGCCATTCGATGCCTGAATGGTTACACTGTGAGGAACAAGCGCCTGAAGGTTTCATACGCACGGCCGCAAAGCGATGATATCAAGGAGACGAATCTCTATATCACAAATCTTCCACGAACCATTACCGACGAGCAGTTAGACATTATTTTCGGTAAATACGGTACAATAGTACAAAAGAACATCCTAAGAGATAAATTGACTGGCCACCCACGAGGTGTTGCGTTCGTTAG ATTCAACAAACGCGAAGAAGCACAGGAAGCGATATCGGCACTCAACAATGTTATACCACAGGGTAGTAACCAACCGTTGAATGTCAGAATAGCAGATGACCACGGCCGAGCCAAGGCTGCTCTCTTCGTGCCCTCTTATAACTCGATCGTTTCAAACAACAGAGGTAGAGTACGAATGCGAAATAATCCCTATTAA
- the LOC119769502 gene encoding protein sex-lethal-like isoform X1: MYDLPSSNTFGNVPNTSSSSTSSLSGMNFGPGGNNYSGTNLIVNYIPQDMSERELYSMFSTMGPIETCRIMRDMKSGYSYGFGFINFLTEEAAQRAIRCLNGYTVRNKRLKVSYARPQSDDIKETNLYITNLPRTITDEQLDIIFGKYGTIVQKNILRDKLTGHPRGVAFVRFNKREEAQEAISALNNVIPQGSNQPLNVRIADDHGRAKAALFVPSYNSIVSNNRATTPRQNSMKFNDRSSGLLKSHHSLIFY; encoded by the exons ATGTACGACCTGCCGTCGAGCAACACCTTCGGCAACGTGCCTAATACATCGTCTTCGAGCACAAGTTCACTGTCCGGAATGAACTTTGGGCCCGGCGGTAACAACTACAGCGGAACGAACCTGATCGTCAATTACATACCGCAGGACATGTCCGAGCGTGAGCTATATTCGATGTTTTCCACGATGGGCCCAATTGAAACCTGTCGCATTATGAGAGATATGAAG TCTGGTTATAGCTACGGCTTcggttttatcaatttcctgACCGAAGAAGCAGCACAACGCGCCATTCGATGCCTGAATGGTTACACTGTGAGGAACAAGCGCCTGAAGGTTTCATACGCACGGCCGCAAAGCGATGATATCAAGGAGACGAATCTCTATATCACAAATCTTCCACGAACCATTACCGACGAGCAGTTAGACATTATTTTCGGTAAATACGGTACAATAGTACAAAAGAACATCCTAAGAGATAAATTGACTGGCCACCCACGAGGTGTTGCGTTCGTTAG ATTCAACAAACGCGAAGAAGCACAGGAAGCGATATCGGCACTCAACAATGTTATACCACAGGGTAGTAACCAACCGTTGAATGTCAGAATAGCAGATGACCACGGCCGAGCCAAGGCTGCTCTCTTCGTGCCCTCTTATAACTCGATCGTTTCAAACAACAGAG CGACAACTCCACGGCAAAACTCGATGAAATTTAATGACAGGTCTAGCGGGCTCCTTAAATCACACCAttcgttaattttttattaG
- the LOC119769502 gene encoding protein sex-lethal-like isoform X5: protein MYDLPSSNTFGNVPNTSSSSTSSLSGMNFGPGGNNYSGTNLIVNYIPQDMSERELYSMFSTMGPIETCRIMRDMKSGYSYGFGFINFLTEEAAQRAIRCLNGYTVRNKRLKVSYARPQSDDIKETNLYITNLPRTITDEQLDIIFGKYGTIVQKNILRDKLTGHPRGVAFVRFNKREEAQEAISALNNVIPQGSNQPLNVRIADDHGRAKAALFVPSYNSIVSNNRGVAQWCL from the exons ATGTACGACCTGCCGTCGAGCAACACCTTCGGCAACGTGCCTAATACATCGTCTTCGAGCACAAGTTCACTGTCCGGAATGAACTTTGGGCCCGGCGGTAACAACTACAGCGGAACGAACCTGATCGTCAATTACATACCGCAGGACATGTCCGAGCGTGAGCTATATTCGATGTTTTCCACGATGGGCCCAATTGAAACCTGTCGCATTATGAGAGATATGAAG TCTGGTTATAGCTACGGCTTcggttttatcaatttcctgACCGAAGAAGCAGCACAACGCGCCATTCGATGCCTGAATGGTTACACTGTGAGGAACAAGCGCCTGAAGGTTTCATACGCACGGCCGCAAAGCGATGATATCAAGGAGACGAATCTCTATATCACAAATCTTCCACGAACCATTACCGACGAGCAGTTAGACATTATTTTCGGTAAATACGGTACAATAGTACAAAAGAACATCCTAAGAGATAAATTGACTGGCCACCCACGAGGTGTTGCGTTCGTTAG ATTCAACAAACGCGAAGAAGCACAGGAAGCGATATCGGCACTCAACAATGTTATACCACAGGGTAGTAACCAACCGTTGAATGTCAGAATAGCAGATGACCACGGCCGAGCCAAGGCTGCTCTCTTCGTGCCCTCTTATAACTCGATCGTTTCAAACAACAGAG GAGTCGCTCAGTGGTGTTTGTAA
- the LOC119769502 gene encoding protein sex-lethal-like isoform X2, whose translation MYDLPSSNTFGNVPNTSSSSTSSLSGMNFGPGGNNYSGTNLIVNYIPQDMSERELYSMFSTMGPIETCRIMRDMKSGYSYGFGFINFLTEEAAQRAIRCLNGYTVRNKRLKVSYARPQSDDIKETNLYITNLPRTITDEQLDIIFGKYGTIVQKNILRDKLTGHPRGVAFVRFNKREEAQEAISALNNVIPQGSNQPLNVRIADDHGRAKAALFVPSYNSIVSNNRADGFDFSSRKKVDSYPY comes from the exons ATGTACGACCTGCCGTCGAGCAACACCTTCGGCAACGTGCCTAATACATCGTCTTCGAGCACAAGTTCACTGTCCGGAATGAACTTTGGGCCCGGCGGTAACAACTACAGCGGAACGAACCTGATCGTCAATTACATACCGCAGGACATGTCCGAGCGTGAGCTATATTCGATGTTTTCCACGATGGGCCCAATTGAAACCTGTCGCATTATGAGAGATATGAAG TCTGGTTATAGCTACGGCTTcggttttatcaatttcctgACCGAAGAAGCAGCACAACGCGCCATTCGATGCCTGAATGGTTACACTGTGAGGAACAAGCGCCTGAAGGTTTCATACGCACGGCCGCAAAGCGATGATATCAAGGAGACGAATCTCTATATCACAAATCTTCCACGAACCATTACCGACGAGCAGTTAGACATTATTTTCGGTAAATACGGTACAATAGTACAAAAGAACATCCTAAGAGATAAATTGACTGGCCACCCACGAGGTGTTGCGTTCGTTAG ATTCAACAAACGCGAAGAAGCACAGGAAGCGATATCGGCACTCAACAATGTTATACCACAGGGTAGTAACCAACCGTTGAATGTCAGAATAGCAGATGACCACGGCCGAGCCAAGGCTGCTCTCTTCGTGCCCTCTTATAACTCGATCGTTTCAAACAACAGAG CTGACGGATTTGACTTCAGCAGCAGGAAAAAGGTTGACTCCTATCCATATTGA
- the LOC119769502 gene encoding protein sex-lethal-like isoform X4, with amino-acid sequence MYDLPSSNTFGNVPNTSSSSTSSLSGMNFGPGGNNYSGTNLIVNYIPQDMSERELYSMFSTMGPIETCRIMRDMKSGYSYGFGFINFLTEEAAQRAIRCLNGYTVRNKRLKVSYARPQSDDIKETNLYITNLPRTITDEQLDIIFGKYGTIVQKNILRDKLTGHPRGVAFVRFNKREEAQEAISALNNVIPQGSNQPLNVRIADDHGRAKAALFVPSYNSIVSNNRGPLRCCRGDP; translated from the exons ATGTACGACCTGCCGTCGAGCAACACCTTCGGCAACGTGCCTAATACATCGTCTTCGAGCACAAGTTCACTGTCCGGAATGAACTTTGGGCCCGGCGGTAACAACTACAGCGGAACGAACCTGATCGTCAATTACATACCGCAGGACATGTCCGAGCGTGAGCTATATTCGATGTTTTCCACGATGGGCCCAATTGAAACCTGTCGCATTATGAGAGATATGAAG TCTGGTTATAGCTACGGCTTcggttttatcaatttcctgACCGAAGAAGCAGCACAACGCGCCATTCGATGCCTGAATGGTTACACTGTGAGGAACAAGCGCCTGAAGGTTTCATACGCACGGCCGCAAAGCGATGATATCAAGGAGACGAATCTCTATATCACAAATCTTCCACGAACCATTACCGACGAGCAGTTAGACATTATTTTCGGTAAATACGGTACAATAGTACAAAAGAACATCCTAAGAGATAAATTGACTGGCCACCCACGAGGTGTTGCGTTCGTTAG ATTCAACAAACGCGAAGAAGCACAGGAAGCGATATCGGCACTCAACAATGTTATACCACAGGGTAGTAACCAACCGTTGAATGTCAGAATAGCAGATGACCACGGCCGAGCCAAGGCTGCTCTCTTCGTGCCCTCTTATAACTCGATCGTTTCAAACAACAGAG